Within Triticum dicoccoides isolate Atlit2015 ecotype Zavitan chromosome 1B, WEW_v2.0, whole genome shotgun sequence, the genomic segment GACATCAACAATGATTATGTGAACAAGGTAATGAGGCCACACTCTTTCAAGTACTATTCATTTACCAGTGCTGCATTCAATTCGCGAGCGGTCTACAATCTGAAACAATTTGTTTGTTCCCCTGCAGTGGCTGAAGCAGCAAGAGGGGAAGGGGTACCCTAAGCTTGATGTGGATGAAGAGGCCCATATCTTCTCCGGCATGATGATCGCATTGTCCGGACGGATGTCACGCTCACACGTATAGTATTTGAACATTTACCCCCTTCTATATTATGGTTACGAGTTGCACATATGTGATTCTGTTGCTTCTGAAAATGGCCAGGCTTATTTCAAGGAGCAGATTCTGAACCATGGAGGACAAGTGAATAATTCTGTGCTTGGTGGGTGTCATGTAGTACTATTCTTTCTGTTGTATCATCTATGAACTGCTGCCATTGCTGATGTATGTGCCTTTGCCTTGCAGGTGTCACATGTGTAGTTGCTTCTCCAGCCGAGAGAGATAAGGggggctcaggaggatttgctgAAGCTCTGTAATAATCCCTTGCCGATCACTTTCTTGTCTTCCAATATGGCCCATGCTCCAAAATGTGTTTAGCACATATGGAAGCAGTTCAtttctattttattttgtttacTTTAGATGGAATGTTACCCTTGCACATTACGCTTTCTGATGATGTGTTCCTTTCACAATTGAACCATGCATGCACAGGGAGCGTGGAACTCCAGTAGTGAGTGAGAAGTGGATAGTTGATAGCATTCAGAAGAAGGAAGCTCAGCCTTTGGCTGCTTATGATATTGTCTCGGATGTTGTTCCGGAGGGCAGAGGACTGCCACTGGACAAGCTTGATCCAAGCGAGGAGGCCATCGAGACTTTGGCTGCAGAGGTAGTCAGTTGACTTCAACTTCTGCACTTTTCATAGTTGCAGCTCCAGTCAGGTAACCAATAGCTCTGTTTTGGTTGGGCAGCTGAAACTTGCTGGCAAAAGATCAGTGCACAAGGACTCTAAACTGGACAAAGATGGTGGGCTTATTTTTGAGAAGGATGGCATCATCTACAATTGTGCATGTTCGGTTTGCGACTTAGGATCCGATACTAACCAGTATGTACTTCTATGTTATCTATCATGTGTGTCGAGGCCTTTAGTGGAGGTGAAGTGTACATTGATTTGACCACTTGCAAACCGTTCTATCTATGTATGCAGGTTTTGCATTATGCAGCTGATCATGCTACCTGAAAAACACTTGCACCTTTTCTACAAGAAGGGTCCAATTGGCCATGATCAGATGGCAGAGGAACGAGTCGAGGATTTTGGTAACCGTGTCAATGATGCTATCAAGGAATTTGCTCGTCTGTTCGAGGAGGTTACTGGAAATGAGTTCGAGCCGTGGGAGAGAGAGAAGAAGTTTGAGAAGAAGAGTATGAAGATGTACCCCTTAgacatggtacatctttttgtttcTTCTTTCTCTGGTTCTGTGCTTTGGAGTAGCACCCAGAAATAGTACTGTTTTTTTCTTTCCTTGGCAGGATGTTGGTTTCGACGTGCGTCATGGAGGTGCAGCACTTCGTCAACTGGGAGCTGCAGCAGCACACTGCAAGCTTGACCCTGCCATTTCTTTTCTCCTAAAGCAATTGTGCGGCCAAGAAATATACAGGTTTCAGTTAACTTCTATATTGCTGGTTGAAAATGTCGATTAAATTTGTCTTGGAAATAATTGGGAAACACCATGTTTATGTTTCTATAGCCTCCTATATTTAGGGGCCGTCAGTTTGTCAAGAGATGGTAAAAATGTTACCTACTGGTCTGTGTCACAGGTATGCTCTGACAGAGATGGCCCAGGAtctgcctgaccttcctgttgggaTGCTTACAGATCTCCATTTGAAGAGAGGTTTGCCCTTAAACATTTCTGTTTGCCTCACTTGTCAGTCTATATCATCAACTGTTCCAATTGGCAGGGGAGGAAGTGCTACTTGAATGGATCCGAGGCGCGGAGCCAGCGCCAGAGTCCGGCCCTGCTGCTGATGCATTGTGGATAGAGATAAGCAACAAGTGGTTCACCCTGTTCCCCACAACTCGGCCTTATATAATGAGGGGGTTTGAACAGATTGCTGACAATGTACGGTTGCATACCATACTTCTCACACTATCTCCAGTCAGTTAACCTATTCATGATGATCTCAAGGTTTGTTTGGAATGCAGGTGGCCTCTGGTTTCGAGACGATCCGTGATATAAATGTTGCGTCTCATCTCATAGGAGATGTTTTTGGGTCAACCTTAGATGATCCGCTGTCTGAATGCTACAAGAAACTGGGGTGTTCAATCAACAGTGTTCCTGAAGATTCAGAGGATTACAAGATGATTGTCAAGTATCTGGAGAAAACATATGAACCGGTCAAGGTCGACGACGTGGTAATATGTCGTACTCTGCTATGCCTTTAGCTTTTCTTCACCCATGGTTGTTTCTGCCTAATGATCGGCTCTCTTTCAGGTCTACGGTGTGTCGGTGGATCGGATATATGCTGTCGAGTCCAGTGCATTTCCTTCTTATGATGAAATAAAGAAACTGCCAAACAAAGTTCTTCTCTGGTGTGGTACGCCCGTGCATGTTGCAGATTAGCTGATGTGCTGCTGATTGCTGATATTGTCACTTGGTTTTTAAACCTGTCAACCTCTTGTTTTGCTCAGGAACTAGAAGCTCAAACCTGCTTAGGCATCTGCATAAAGGTTTCCTGCCTGCTGTTTGTCATCTGCCTGTGCCCGGATACATGGTAATTCTTCTGTTACTTGGTCGATTCCTGTGCCAGTAGATAAGCTGAGCAACATGGTGAAATCTTTTATGCTGTTTGTACAGTTTGGTCGAGCCATAGTCTGTTCGGACGCGGCGGCTGAAGCCGCTCGTTATGGCTATACGGCGGTGGACCGTCCAGAAGGATACCTGGTCTTGGCAGTGGCCTCTCTGGGGGAAGATATCAAAGAGATAACGGGCACACCAGGAGCAGAGGTACTTGACCCACCCTGTGTACTGTATACCCACACATGTCAGGATGTTTATAAACATCATGTCTGTTACTCACTACTGATGTTGTCCTTGTATTTTGGACACAATAGGATGTGAAATCTCTGGAAGAGAAGAAGCTTGGCGTGAAGGGggtagggaggaagacgacagacgaGTCGGAGCACTTCACCTGGAGGGACGACGTGAAGGTGCCCTGTGGCAAGCTGGTGCCGTCGGGGAACGAGGACGGCCCGCTCGAGTACAACGAGTTCGCCGTGTATGACCCAAAGCAGGTACGCCTTTCATACCAAACTCAAACGTCGCCGGTGATGCGTTCGGGTGATGAGCTTCGATGACAGTGTTGTCCTGGTTGTGCAGGTGAGCATCCAGTTCCTGGTCGGAGTGAGGTACGAGGAGCAGAACATGGAGGTGGTGCCGGACGAGTGAAGGGTCCAGCAGCGGTCAGGTCGACAGTTCCCTGTATTTTGGAGCGCTTTAGTGGTAGTGACCGTTTGGCGGTGGTGCGATCGGCGCGGCGATGCGTTCGGCGATGTCGGTGGCCTGTGTCCCATTTTGGGCCGCCTTCGGGTTTCGTCGccgttgccgctgccgctgccgccgttgTTGGGTGACATGTAGGTAGGAGAAACGCTTGTAGCAGCTGAACATGCTGTGCCTGTATATATGTCTGTAGCagaatgtatgtatgtatgtatgtatctgcCAGCGGGGGTCCTGGTGCCGTGGTACGTTGCAGGAATGCATGTGGATGTTGGTTTGCTGTGCACTACTAGTTCGTGCTGTGCTACATCTTGAGTCACTGGGTTTTATTTTAGACATCTAGTAGAGCAAACTAGGGCCGCAGGTGCGGCTTGCCCGTCCTCTTCTTGTTACATCTTCCTTTTTCCAGTCTATCTATGCTGTTGATCCATGTTCCACTCGACATAGCAAACTTGAATCGTAGGATGTTAAGGTTGGGTTTCACATGAAAATTTCTTTCAAACTAAACGGGGTTCCGGAGCATCTACAAATGGACTTGCTAAATTTGGCCCTCGTGTCTCCGCCGTCCGCGGCGGTGGTCCGAACCCCTAATTCGTTAAAACCCAACATGATCAATAATAAGTATGTACATAAATTGAACCTAGCAtagatcagacatagatatatcaaatTCACAAAATATACTGAGTTCATCGATCCACTATAATCTATGAGTAATAAACGACTAAAGATAGGTAAGAGACCTGCCGGACTTCACCAATTTCTCGCCGGGCCCTTCCCATTTGGGGTCTCCGGAGAGGCGGTAGTACTTTTCGGCGTATGCTGCTTTGTGTGTGGGGGGTGAGGGGGCATCATCGCTGGTGGTGGTGACACCATTAGTGGACGAGGATGAGTAGGGAAGGCCGGCCAGGCGTTGGGCGGCGTGAGTCTTCGCCGTGCTAGCTGCTCAGACTCCCTGACGCCTAGCCGCAATGCCTTGGCATTTTTGCGGTGCCTTGGCATTTTTACGGTGGTGACGACGGGCGTCCGTCTCCGCTGAGGTCAAGGACCGGTGGATGACATCGTGAAGGAGATCATCATTTGGTCAGCGGGCGGAAGTGGCTTAGGCACGGATCTGAATGACCTGCAGCCAGACCGGTTGGATCTGTTCTGCGCCGCCCACTATTTCGCACGGCAAGCAGCCTGCGCCTCCGGCCGGGTAACCACAGGCTTGGTGATACGGGTACGAGCACACAACACTGTCCGGGAGGAACAAGAGCTAGAGGTGTCAGGCAACACTACTTGCATTAAATAATGTTTGTGAAATATTAAATTTTGATCAAACAATTTTTAAATAAGTACATACAACTTTTAAAAAATGTTTTCGACATTTAAATATGTttacaaatttaaaaataagtccATGGTAGTTAAAAAATGGAGTATTAATGAATATGTAAAAAAATGTACACCTAATTTGTGTATAAATTGTAGCATTCCAAAATGTTAATTAAGAAATATGTTAatgacatttaaaaaaatgtaaTAAAATATTCCAATATTTTTTAACTGTTCATGAAATGTAAAAAAAGTTCGTATAATTTTCAAAAGAATATTGTACCATTGAAAAAGAATCATGACATTCATAAAAAAAATTAAATAATATGTTTATGATATTTTTCGAAAATGTACAAAGTGTGTTTAAATAATGTTCAGCATGCATATAAAAAATTAAGGTCCATTTGGCAAATGTTCAACTtatgttcaaaaaatgttcaacataatTTTTAAAAATAGTCGACGGTTATACAAAAATCTTTTACTTGTATCAAAAGATTGTTCATCATGTATTTATAAGAATAATAACATGCATTTAAAAAACCAAAAAGAACAAAAAGGTGATAAATTAAACAGATAAGCCAAAAGAAAACTTTTTTAAAAATCCGATAGAGATAAcatagaaaaaataaaataaaaaccgtaCAAAACATTTACAAAATCGGGTAAAAGGTTCCTACAAGTTATCCGGGTCCATAAAAATTTCCCAAAAACCACATTGTTGAGCCGACCCACTAAGACAAGCGGTGTATGCGAGGCTTTCTCTAATCTCGCGCTAGGCGAAATATAGCAGTGCCGGTAGAACTTTTCTGGCAAACCCTATTCGGCGCCTTTAGCGCCCGTCACAGGCGTTTTCCCAAACGGGCGCATACCCCTCCGCCTcgttgggccggcccatctatCTTTCTCTTATCTGTTTTTCAAAACGCAAAAATGCGAGGCTGTGGCGAATCGAACCTGTGACGTCCCCGCTAAGAGTACACCCAGTCAACCACCACGCCACCAAACATCCCGTTGTTAGGTACTCTCTCTTATCTTCTTTTCTTCTTTCaacttttcctttttcattttttcattttccttcttttctctttcttttcttttcttcttcttcctgggtcgatgaactttttcaaaattcgtGATTTTTGTTCCAAAATTGATGAACAGTTTCtcaaaactgatgaacttttttcaatttccatgaacttttttcaatttccatgaacttttttgaaattcgatgaccttttaaaaaatgatgaacttttcctcAAATTTTTGAActattttcaaaatcgatgaacttttctaaaactagatgaactattttcaaaattgatgaactttttagaAGTTTGTGAACCTTTCTTAAAGAATGTTGAACTTTTTCATATTCacgactttctcaaaataattccgAAATCTAAGCTATATAATAGACGCGGCCGCACTTGTTCTGGTACGATTGGCGCTACTACCAGTGATAAATGAACGGTTGCTGTGGTGGTTAGTTAAGGTCGGCCGATGATGCAACCACCCGAGTTCGAATCCAGGAGAGCACACCTTTTTGCGGGTTTTTTGACGTTAAAAGTTTGCTGCGCGCCTTCGTGGGCCGGACCAACAGGGCGCGGCACTGTGCGCCAGGAAACAGTTCGGGCGCAACAGCCGCCGAACAGGAGCTCCTAACGCTAAATCCTATTTGGCGCCTTTAGCGCCCGCTACAGTTAGTTGTTTCTACTAACGGGCGCATACCCCCCTTGTcacgttgggccggcccattttcaaatttttttctgtGTTCTAAACTGCAAAAACAACGCGAGAACTGGGTTTCGAACCGTGACCGGCGAGTACCGAGCGCGAGGCGACATCCTCCAGGCCAGTTCAGTTGCTGTGATTATTTACATGtttccttttttttcctctttttctttttttttcttttttcaaattAGTGAAACTTTTCTTTCTTCATGAGTTTTTCCTCTGCAAAATAGATGGAGTTTTTCTCGAATTTGATGAGTTTGtgaaaattcgatgaactttttttcaaatctgatgaaacTTTtaaaaattcaatgaactttttacaaatttgatgaacttttatcaaattcgatgaacttttttcaaaattgatgaacttatttttaaatttggtgattttttttgaaaaccaatgaactttttcaaattcgacgaccttttttcaaattcgatgaacttttttgaaaaccggtgaacttttttctaattcggtgaacttttttcctaatccgatgaacttttttcaaatgtaaTTAACTTTATTTCAAATCCGAtgatcttttttcaaattcgatcaaCTTTTTCAATTTTTgtgttcaaaattgatgaactttttttagaattgATGAACTTTATAAAATTCATGAAATGTTTTTAAAATTCGTAATTTTTCAGATCCATGTGCTTTCAGTTTTGTGAACGAAGGGACGAACAGAAAAAAAAAACGAACGAACGAAACGTGCACGAAGGAAGGGAAGGAGCGAGCGATGGAGAACGGAAAACGTGAGTGTGCTAGCTGGGCCTGCCCATGAGAGGCTGCTGCGCGAGCGCCCGCTAGCGAACGGGCGCATAAGGCGCCGTAGAGGAGCACTCGCTCTTAACTTTTCTGGGCGGAATTCGCATTGGGGGAGGATTCGTATCCCTA encodes:
- the LOC119309419 gene encoding protein ADP-ribosyltransferase PARP3-like, which produces MLMSLEVHETRSRTHAAEEGKDAPKRQKEEHKEQEGGKERPSKNKKPVEPEAPTKTKKLKGGESELDGKGNGTKEFEDFCKAIREHLSVEDMRKILEANEQDASGSEDAVIARCEDMMFYGPLEKCPTCGGQLECKGWKYKCTGKYSEWASCIFSSSNPPRKSDPIKVPEDINNDYVNKWLKQQEGKGYPKLDVDEEAHIFSGMMIALSGRMSRSHAYFKEQILNHGGQVNNSVLGVTCVVASPAERDKGGSGGFAEALERGTPVVSEKWIVDSIQKKEAQPLAAYDIVSDVVPEGRGLPLDKLDPSEEAIETLAAELKLAGKRSVHKDSKLDKDGGLIFEKDGIIYNCACSVCDLGSDTNQFCIMQLIMLPEKHLHLFYKKGPIGHDQMAEERVEDFGNRVNDAIKEFARLFEEVTGNEFEPWEREKKFEKKSMKMYPLDMDVGFDVRHGGAALRQLGAAAAHCKLDPAISFLLKQLCGQEIYRYALTEMAQDLPDLPVGMLTDLHLKRGEEVLLEWIRGAEPAPESGPAADALWIEISNKWFTLFPTTRPYIMRGFEQIADNVASGFETIRDINVASHLIGDVFGSTLDDPLSECYKKLGCSINSVPEDSEDYKMIVKYLEKTYEPVKVDDVVYGVSVDRIYAVESSAFPSYDEIKKLPNKVLLWCGTRSSNLLRHLHKGFLPAVCHLPVPGYMFGRAIVCSDAAAEAARYGYTAVDRPEGYLVLAVASLGEDIKEITGTPGAEDVKSLEEKKLGVKGVGRKTTDESEHFTWRDDVKVPCGKLVPSGNEDGPLEYNEFAVYDPKQVSIQFLVGVRYEEQNMEVVPDE